The proteins below come from a single Rhizobium tropici CIAT 899 genomic window:
- a CDS encoding AMP-binding protein → MLGPTGHTDTFTRDNLPPFDEWPELLMDGFDYQEWLNAGFELSDRMVEKGFGDNVALIGNGRRRTYKELADWTNRIAHALVEDFGVKPGNRVLIRSGNNPAMIACWLAVTKVGAVAVNTMPMLRAGELSKIIDKAEISFALCDTRLLEELVAAAKDSQFLKQVVGFDGTANHDAELDRIALNKPVRFEPVKTGRDDVALLGFTSGSTGVPKATMHFHRDILIIADAYAREVLQVTPDDVFVGSPPIAFTFGLGGLVVFPLRFGASTALLENASPKNMVEIIQEYGATISFTAPTAYRAMLAAMEEGADLSSLRIAVSAGETLPAPIFEEWTRKTGKPILDGIGSTELLHIFISNHLSDARPNCTGKPLTGYEARVVDDEMNEVPRGTIGKLVVRGPIGCRYLADHRQADYVRDGWNVTGDSFIQDEDGYFHFAARSDDIILSAGYNIAGPEVEAALLSHADVLECAVIGKPDEERGHIVQAHVVLAPGVTGSDLLVRALQDHVKAVIAPYKYPRSIVFVEALPKTESGKVQRFRLRN, encoded by the coding sequence ATGCTGGGACCGACCGGTCATACCGATACATTCACGCGAGACAATCTGCCGCCTTTCGACGAATGGCCCGAGCTGCTGATGGATGGTTTCGACTATCAGGAATGGCTGAATGCCGGCTTCGAGCTGAGCGATCGCATGGTCGAAAAAGGCTTCGGCGACAACGTGGCGCTCATCGGCAATGGCCGGCGCCGCACCTACAAGGAGCTGGCGGACTGGACCAACCGCATCGCGCATGCGCTTGTCGAGGACTTCGGCGTGAAGCCGGGCAATCGCGTTCTTATCCGCTCCGGAAACAACCCGGCCATGATCGCCTGCTGGCTGGCGGTGACGAAGGTCGGCGCCGTTGCCGTCAACACCATGCCGATGCTGCGGGCAGGCGAGCTTTCGAAGATCATCGACAAGGCGGAAATCTCATTCGCGCTGTGCGATACAAGACTGCTGGAAGAGCTTGTCGCGGCGGCCAAGGACAGCCAGTTTTTGAAGCAGGTTGTCGGCTTCGACGGCACCGCCAACCACGATGCGGAACTCGACCGCATTGCGCTCAACAAGCCCGTTCGCTTCGAGCCGGTGAAGACCGGGCGGGATGATGTGGCGCTGCTCGGTTTCACCTCCGGATCGACGGGCGTGCCCAAGGCGACCATGCATTTCCATCGCGATATCCTGATCATCGCCGATGCCTATGCCAGGGAAGTCCTGCAGGTCACGCCGGATGACGTCTTCGTCGGCTCGCCGCCGATCGCCTTCACCTTCGGGCTCGGAGGTCTGGTCGTGTTCCCGCTTCGCTTCGGCGCATCGACGGCCTTGCTGGAAAACGCCTCGCCGAAGAACATGGTCGAGATCATCCAGGAATATGGCGCGACGATCAGCTTCACCGCACCGACGGCCTATCGCGCCATGCTGGCGGCGATGGAGGAGGGAGCGGATCTTTCCTCGCTTCGCATTGCCGTCTCCGCCGGCGAGACGCTGCCGGCGCCGATCTTCGAGGAATGGACGCGCAAGACCGGCAAGCCGATCCTCGACGGCATCGGCTCGACCGAGTTGCTGCACATCTTCATCTCCAACCATCTTTCCGACGCGCGGCCGAATTGCACGGGCAAGCCGCTGACGGGCTATGAAGCCCGCGTCGTCGATGACGAGATGAACGAGGTGCCGCGCGGGACCATCGGCAAACTCGTCGTTCGCGGACCGATCGGCTGCCGCTATCTCGCCGACCACAGGCAGGCCGATTATGTGCGGGACGGCTGGAATGTGACCGGCGACAGCTTTATTCAGGATGAGGACGGCTATTTCCACTTTGCCGCGCGTTCGGACGACATCATTCTTTCCGCCGGTTACAATATTGCCGGGCCGGAAGTGGAAGCTGCGCTTCTTTCGCATGCCGACGTGCTGGAATGCGCTGTGATCGGCAAGCCGGACGAGGAACGGGGCCATATCGTGCAGGCTCATGTCGTGCTGGCGCCGGGTGTCACCGGATCGGATCTGCTCGTCAGGGCCTTGCAGGATCACGTCAAGGCCGTGATTGCACCCTATAAATATCCGCGTTCCATCGTCTTCGTCGAAGCCTTGCCGAAGACGGAATCCGGCAAGGTACAGCGCTTCCGCCTGCGTAACTGA